The Halomonas elongata DSM 2581 DNA segment ACGCCTGGTTCGCCGGCTTCAACATGGATCTCGCCACGACCGTCTGGGTGGGCAAGGACGACAACTCGCCCACCGCCGAGTACGGCTCCCAGGCCGCCCTGCCGATCTGGGTGGACTTCATGGGACAGGCCCTTGAAGGACGCCCTGAGCGACTGCCCGAGCGTCCCGAGGATGTCGTCGAGCGGCGTGTGGACCCCAACACCGGCCGCCTGCTGCGCGACGATCAGGGTGGGGGCATCCTGGAGCTGTTCCGCGCCGACCACCTGCCCAGCTACCAGCCACGGCGCGTGGAACAGGAAGTCGAACAGGAAAGCGGCTCGCAGGGCACCGGCATCTACGAAGCCATCTTCTGATCCCGTGGTGGGGCGGCAGGATGCCGCCTCACCCCTCATCGCCGAACGTCACTCCAGCTCCCATCCACGATGACCGGGAGATCATCATGCGTTTCAAGGTGCGCCATGTCCTATGGACCAGCCTGGGGCTGCTGGCACTCGTCGGCGACGCCAGCGCCCGCCCCTTCTATTCGCCGCCCCCTCCCGCCGAGGATACTCCGACCTGGAGCGGCACGGCCGAGCTCGGCTATACCAGCCTCTCCGGCAACACCGACAGCCAGACATTGATCACCAAGGGCCACCTGGCCTGGCTGACCGGCGACTTCACCCATAGCCTGCGCGGCGAGATACGTCACGTTACCAAGGATGACGAGACCAGCGCCGAGCGCTACCAGGTGACCGCCCGGGAGCGTTACGATCTCAATGGCATGGACTATCTGTTCGGCTTCACGCGCTGGGACAAGGACCGGTTCAGCGGCTACCACTACCAGATCACCGCCATCGCCGGCTATGGCCGCCGCGTGCTGAACGACGACCACCAATCACTGGCCCTGGAAGCCGGACCGGGCTACCGCCACGACAGCCTGCCCGACACGAGCGACCGCCACCTGGGCGTGGCCTATGGCGCCCTGGACTACCAGTGGAAACTGTCCGAAACCGCCAGCCTCGGCCAGGAGTTCTCCCTCGAGCACACACGCGAGAACCTCACGTCACGCTCGCTGACCTCGCTGACCGCCAGAATCAACGATCACCTGGCCCTCAAGCTTTCCCATGAGCTCGAGCGCAACTCCCAGCCGCCCGAAGAGGCAATGGCCAAGACCGATCGCACCACCACCGCCTCGCTGATCTACGACTGGTAACCCATGAAACGACGCCGCCGGCCCTGGGGCCGGCGGCGTCGTCTTGCATTGTGCGGGATGTGGGAGCGCAGGCTCAGCCGCCGCATGGAAATGCTGAATAAATAGCCGAGCGTCGTGAAGGCTAGGCCCGCTCCCGGCGGGCCATCGCATTTCCCACATCCCCGTGGGTCACACAAGGCGCCCGGAGCACAGAAAGCGAGACATAACATGTCGTTAGGCGAGCTTTCGCGCACCGCGTCACGCAGTGATTTGCACGTGCAGGCATTTAAGCAGTATTACCCATAAACATCATCCACCGTCTTCAGCGGATAATGAGCCGGATAAGGACGGCGCGCCACGCCGGAATCCACCGCCGCCTGAGCCACCGCCGAGGAGACGCGCTCGAGCAGGCGTACATCGATCGGCGTGGGAATAATGTAGTCACGACCGAAGCTCATGGCGTCCTTGTCGTAGGCCTCCAGCACTGCCTGGGGGACCGGTTCGCGGGCCAGGTCCTTGAGCGCATGGACTGCCGCCACCTTCATGTCCTCGTTGATGCGGGTCGCCCTCACGTCCAGGGCACCCCGGAAGATGAAGGGGAATCCCAGCACATTATTGACCTGGTTGGGATAGTCGGAACGCCCCGTGGCCATGATCACATCCGGGCGGGTTTCCCGCGCCAGGTCCGGATGGATCTCCGGGTCGGGGTTGGTGCAAGCGAACACCACGGGATTGTCCGCCATCCGGCGGATATGCTCCTCCGTCATCAGGCCGGGGCCTGACAGCCCGACGAAGACATCGGCCCCCTCGATGGCATCAGCCAGGGTGCGCTTGTCGGTATCGATGGCAAACATCGCCTTGTACTGGTTGAGATCCTCGCGACCGCTGTGGATCACGCCCTTGCGATCCAGCATCACCAGGTTCTCGGAGCGCGCCCCACAGGCGACCAGCAGCTTCATGCAGGCAATCGCCGCCGCGCCGGCCCCCAGGCAGACGATCCTGGCGCTCTCCAGCGACTTGCCGGCGATATCCAGGGCATTGAGCATGCCCGCCGCCGTGACGATGGCAGTACCATGCTGGTCGTCGTGGAACACCGGGATGTTGCACTGCTCGACCAGGGCTCGCTCGATCTCGAAGCACTCCGGAGCCTTGATATCCTCGAGATTGATGCCTCCCCAGCTATCGGCGATGCGCGCCACGGTGTCGATGAAAGCCTGAGGACTCTCGGCATCGACCTCGACATCGATGGAATTGATCCCGGCGAAGCGCTTGAACAGTACGCCCTTGCCTTCCATGACCGGCTTGCTGGCCAGAGGCCCCAGATTGCCCAGGCCAAGGATGGCGCTACCGTCGGAAATGACGGCAACGAGATTGCCCTTCCCGGTGTAGAGATAAGCGTTTTCCGGGTCCCGCGCGATCTCGCGGACCGGTTCCGCCACGCCCGGGCTGTAAGCCAGGGCGAGATCCCGTGCAGTGGCGGTGGGCTTGGTCAGCTCCACCGACAGCTTTCCGGGAATGGGTTTCGCGTGATAGTCCAGCGCCGCCTGTCTCTTCGCGTCTGTCATGCTGAGGATCCGATCTGCGATTCAATAGATACTCAGATTATAGAAAAAACTTCCATTTCTCAACTTTATGAAACTAGGCAGTTTTTCACGCCAATTCAGCGCTGATGACGCTTATTTGTCGAATCTTATAGCAAAACACCTCATCCATAATGCATTCCTTATTGCTGCATTGCAGCTTGCAGATATGAGATGGCCGTCATCCGGGATGCTCGCCCGGAAAGACGGCCACAAAAAAAAGAACCCGCCTCCTGGGCGGGTTCCTCTCGTCTTCTCCGGCACATGGCCGCGAGACAGCGACTCAGCGCTTGAGGGCAGCACCGAAGCGCTTGTTGAAGCGCTCGACACGACCACCGGTGGTGGCCTGCTTCTGCTTGCCCGTGTAGAAGGGGTGGCACTGAGAGCAGACGTCCAGGTACAGCTCCTGATCGGCGGTGGAGCCCACCTCGAAGGTGGCGCCGCAGGAACAGGTCGCGCTGACCGTCTTGTAATTCGGATGGATACCTTGTTTCATCTTGAGCCTCGCAAAGCTGTATGCCGCCACCTGATCTTCCGCCAGGCACCGCATACGGTTTATCGGAACGTGCAAACCGGCTGCCCGCGCCATTCAGGGTGACGCGGCGGCGGAGCATTCTAGCAGAGCCGGCACCGGAGGCCAATTGCCCGATTCCCCTCGTCCCATTCCCCGTGTACTAGGGATCGCCATCCCCTCGCCACTGCGCCGGCTTTTCGACTATCTCCCCGCCGGCCCGGCCCCCTCGGACGGCTGGCAACCGGGACTGCGGGTACGCGTACCCTTCGGACGACGCCAGGTGGTCGGCGTGGTCATCGAGTGTCGCGACGCAAGCGAACTCCCGCTGTCCAACCTCAAGCCGATCGACGCCCGCCTGGACGACACCCCCCTGCCCGAAGACTGGCTCTGGCTGTGCCGTTTCACCGCCCGCTATTACCAGCATGGCATCGGCGACACCCTGCACCATGCCATGCCGGCTCTGCTGCGTCAGGGCCGCGCCCTGACCGCCCGCACCCGCGAGCACTGGAGCGTCACCGAGGCGGGGCATGCCGATGCCCCGTCAGGACTCGAGCGCGCCCCGCGACAGGCCGAGCTGCTGAGCATGCTGCGCCAGCATCCGCATGGCCTGGTCACCCAGGCCGTGCTGGCCCAGTCCTTCACCCGTGAGCAGCTCAAGGCCCTGGTCAGCAAGGGGCTCATCGAGTGTCACGAACAGCCCGTGACCGGCGGCGAGGCGCCGAAAGGCCCTTCGCTGGCCGAGCCGGCCCTGCCCCTGAACGGCGAGCAGGCAGCCGCCATGGGCGCACTTCACGAAGGGCTGGACGCCTTCCACCCCTGCCTGCTGCACGGCGTAACGGGCAGCGGCAAGACCGAGGTCTATCTGCAGCTGATCGAAGCAGTCGTCGGCCGTCAGCGTCAGGCGCTGGTCCTGGTCCCCGAAATCGGCCTGACGCCCCAGACCCTGGAGCGCTTCCGCAAGCGCTTCCAGGTCCCGGTGGTGGCGCTGCATTCCGGCCTCACCGACCACGAGCGCCTGGACGCCTGGGAAGCCGCCGCCAACGGCCGGGCGCCCATCGTCATCGGCACCCGCTCGGCGATCTTCACGCCCTTGGCCCGCCCCGGTGCGATCATCGTCGACGAGGAACACGACGGCTCCTTCAAGCAGCAGGAAGGGCTGCGCTATCACGCCCGGGACCTGGCGGTAATCCGGGCCCACCGGCATGGCATTCCGATCGTTCTGGGCAGTGCCACCCCTTCGCTGGAGTCCCTGCACCGCGCACGGGCCGGCGACTACCGCCACCTGCGCCTGACCCGCCGCGCCAGCCGCCATGCCCCGGCCCGACTGGAACTGGTCGACCTGCGCGGCCGCCCCCGCAAGGGCGGCCTGATCGCCCCCGTCCTCGACGCCATCAAGACGACCCTGAACGCCGGGCACCAGGTCCTGGTGTTCATCAATCGCCGCGGCTTCGCCCCCACCCTGGCCTGTCACGCCTGCGGCTGGCTGGCCGAGTGCACCCACTGCGATGCCCACATGACCCTGCACCGCCAGCCGCCGCTGCTGGCCTGCCACCACTGCGATCACCGACGCGGCCTGCCCGATGCCTGCCCCGATTGCGGCAGTGCCGACCTGCGCCCCCTGGGCAGTGGCACCGAACGCACCGAAGAAACCCTGGCGGAACGCTTTCCCGACATCCCCGTGCATCGCATCGACCGCGACAGCACCCGGAGACGCGACGCCCTGGAGCGCACTCTCGGCGAAGTGCGACGCGGCGAGCCCTGCCTGCTGGTGGGCACCCAGATGCTGGCCAAGGGCCACCACCTGCCGCACGTCAACCTGGTCATCGTGGTCAACGCCGACGCCGGCCTCTATGCCAGCGACTTTCGCGCCCTGGAGCACAGTGCCCAGCTACTCGAGCAGGTCGCCGGCCGCGCCGGTCGCTCCTCCCACCCCGGGCGCGTGCTGGTACAGACCCTGCACCCCGACGACCCCAACCTCCGGCTACTGGCGGCCCGTGGCTATGACGCCCTGGCCGAGCAGTTGCTCGAGGAAAGGCGCGCCGCCAGCCTGCCGCCCTTCCGCTTCCTGGCCCTGCTGCGGCTGGAAAGTCCGCGCGAAAGCGACGTCAACGCACTCGGCGAGCGAGTCGCCGAGGCCACCCGCGAGCATATCGAGCAACGCGGCCTGGAGGTCGACTGTCTCGGTCCGGTACCCGCTCCCATGGAACGCCGCCAGAACCGCTATCACATGCAGGTGATGCTCGGCGCCGACAAGCGCAGCCGCCTCCACGAAGCCGGCGCCTGGCTCATCGCCTGGCTGGAAGCCGAACCCGCCGCACGGCGCGTACGCTGGTCGCTGGATATCGACCCGCAGACGCTCAGCTGAAAGCCGTAAGCCGGCCGAAAAATACCCCGAAACTTCCGGGAACAAGGTTTTTGTTTTGTCTTACAGCTTAAAGCTTAGGACTTACGGCTTCGGGCGCAGCCCGGTTATGACTTACAGCTCCGGGCGCAGCCCGGCTCAACCGGCCCGGGGTTTAAAGCCGCGTCACAATTGTCGATAATATGTGCCCAATTGCCCATTGACGGGCGAGCGCCAGGAAGACACGACTCAATGCCCATGCGGGCGATGGGGTCAGCGTCTTCCCACGAGCCCGCGCCACAGGACATCGAAGACTTTCCATGAAAGACACCATCATCTCGCTTCTGGAGCGCGCCCTGGAAGACCTCCAGCGCCAGGCGATACTGCCCTCCGAGCTCGCCCCGACCATCAAGGTCGATCCCGCCAAGGACAAGGCCCACGGCGATTACGCCACCAATCTGGCCTTGATGCTGGCCAAGCCGGCCGGCCTGAAACCGCGCGAACTGGCCGAGAAGCTGGTGGCGGCCCTGCCCGACAGCGAAGCCGTCAGCAAGGTCGAGATCGCCGGTCCCGGGTTCATCAACTTCTTCGCCGCCACCGATGCCGCCGCCCAGGTGGTCCGCGAGGTGCTCGACGGCGGCGATGCCTTCGGGCGCAGCCTGACGGGTCAGGGCCAGAAGGTTCAGGTGGAATTCGTCTCCGCCAACCCCACCGGGCCGCTGCACGTCGGCCATGGCCGTGGCGCGGCCATCGGCGACTGCCTGTGCCGCCTGCTGGAAGCCACGGGCTTCGACGTCACCCGCGAGTTCTACTACAACGACGCCGGTGCCCAGATCAGCAACCTGGCCCTGTCGGTGCAGGCCAGGGCCAAGGGCGTCACTCCCGAGGACGACGCCTGGCCCGCCGACGGCTATCGGGGCGACTACATCACCGATGTGGCCAAGGCCTACCTGGCCGGCGAGACCGTCCATGCTGACGACCGCCATGTCACCGCCAAGGCCGACCCGGACGACCTGGACGCCATTCGCGACTTCGCCGTGGCCTACCTGCGCCGCGAGCAGGATCTCGACCTGCGCGCCTTCGGCGTGGCC contains these protein-coding regions:
- a CDS encoding primosomal protein N'; the encoded protein is MPDSPRPIPRVLGIAIPSPLRRLFDYLPAGPAPSDGWQPGLRVRVPFGRRQVVGVVIECRDASELPLSNLKPIDARLDDTPLPEDWLWLCRFTARYYQHGIGDTLHHAMPALLRQGRALTARTREHWSVTEAGHADAPSGLERAPRQAELLSMLRQHPHGLVTQAVLAQSFTREQLKALVSKGLIECHEQPVTGGEAPKGPSLAEPALPLNGEQAAAMGALHEGLDAFHPCLLHGVTGSGKTEVYLQLIEAVVGRQRQALVLVPEIGLTPQTLERFRKRFQVPVVALHSGLTDHERLDAWEAAANGRAPIVIGTRSAIFTPLARPGAIIVDEEHDGSFKQQEGLRYHARDLAVIRAHRHGIPIVLGSATPSLESLHRARAGDYRHLRLTRRASRHAPARLELVDLRGRPRKGGLIAPVLDAIKTTLNAGHQVLVFINRRGFAPTLACHACGWLAECTHCDAHMTLHRQPPLLACHHCDHRRGLPDACPDCGSADLRPLGSGTERTEETLAERFPDIPVHRIDRDSTRRRDALERTLGEVRRGEPCLLVGTQMLAKGHHLPHVNLVIVVNADAGLYASDFRALEHSAQLLEQVAGRAGRSSHPGRVLVQTLHPDDPNLRLLAARGYDALAEQLLEERRAASLPPFRFLALLRLESPRESDVNALGERVAEATREHIEQRGLEVDCLGPVPAPMERRQNRYHMQVMLGADKRSRLHEAGAWLIAWLEAEPAARRVRWSLDIDPQTLS
- the rpmE gene encoding 50S ribosomal protein L31, coding for MKQGIHPNYKTVSATCSCGATFEVGSTADQELYLDVCSQCHPFYTGKQKQATTGGRVERFNKRFGAALKR
- a CDS encoding malic enzyme-like NAD(P)-binding protein, with protein sequence MTDAKRQAALDYHAKPIPGKLSVELTKPTATARDLALAYSPGVAEPVREIARDPENAYLYTGKGNLVAVISDGSAILGLGNLGPLASKPVMEGKGVLFKRFAGINSIDVEVDAESPQAFIDTVARIADSWGGINLEDIKAPECFEIERALVEQCNIPVFHDDQHGTAIVTAAGMLNALDIAGKSLESARIVCLGAGAAAIACMKLLVACGARSENLVMLDRKGVIHSGREDLNQYKAMFAIDTDKRTLADAIEGADVFVGLSGPGLMTEEHIRRMADNPVVFACTNPDPEIHPDLARETRPDVIMATGRSDYPNQVNNVLGFPFIFRGALDVRATRINEDMKVAAVHALKDLAREPVPQAVLEAYDKDAMSFGRDYIIPTPIDVRLLERVSSAVAQAAVDSGVARRPYPAHYPLKTVDDVYG
- a CDS encoding DUF481 domain-containing protein, giving the protein MRFKVRHVLWTSLGLLALVGDASARPFYSPPPPAEDTPTWSGTAELGYTSLSGNTDSQTLITKGHLAWLTGDFTHSLRGEIRHVTKDDETSAERYQVTARERYDLNGMDYLFGFTRWDKDRFSGYHYQITAIAGYGRRVLNDDHQSLALEAGPGYRHDSLPDTSDRHLGVAYGALDYQWKLSETASLGQEFSLEHTRENLTSRSLTSLTARINDHLALKLSHELERNSQPPEEAMAKTDRTTTASLIYDW